Proteins encoded by one window of Microplitis demolitor isolate Queensland-Clemson2020A chromosome 6, iyMicDemo2.1a, whole genome shotgun sequence:
- the LOC106694019 gene encoding putative uncharacterized protein DDB_G0286901: MPKEEPSYSLRSRGDASHSDGLPPVTRKKRDFQFSNQTADSGLGNSHVPEYTSDESSGEELNNKTDNTVQNLNTSNNLIQNIPSIQIGPVNREENIVPNNDPNNPENMVLLANQTISLNDALVCVPRFDGNDSDLIDFASCCRDAKAMLPAAVEGNLVKLIYGRELGRIYQKENESVIDYVNRLRQKSKEITEWFLSNNLEATEDQVTEFKNQIDASVAECFTQNLRNEIDQRMPACVTVEDALANAIQIEKKLNARNELRKDPNEREIDAKKSKPVKFISNNNNSNNSDKLRNLTDKTNSANNNFNKPNTSKLQNSQMRCHRCQKPGHFARECPESAAENCQICNKSGHSVTG, from the exons ATGCCTAAGGAAGAACCATCTTACTCACTAAGAAGTAGAGGAGACGCGTCCCACTCTGACGGTTTACCTCCAGTAACGCGGAAGAAACgtgattttcaattttccaaTCAAACGGCAGATTCGGGTCTCGGGAATTCACACGTCCCAGAATATACTTCCGACGAAAGTTCAGgtgaagaattaaataataaaactgatAATACTGTCCAAAATCTAAATACTAGCAATaacttaattcaaaatattcctTCCATTCAAATAGGGCCGGTAAATCGGGAAGAAAATATTGTACCAAATAACGACCCAAATAATCCGGAAAATATGGTACTACTGGCCAATCAGACGATTTCTCTTAACGATGCACTCGTTTGCGTACCGAGATTCGATGGGAACGACAGTGATTTAATAGACTTCGCGAGTTGTTGTCGGGATGCTAAAGCGATGTTACCCGCAGCCGTCGAAGGAAAtttggttaaattaatttacggtA GGGAGTTGGGTCGTATTTACCAAAAAGAAAACGAGTCCGTGATTGATTACGTCAATAGACTACGGCAAAAATCTAAGGAAATTACCGAGTGGtttctttcaaataatttagaagCTACCGAAGACCAAGTTACCGAATTCAAAAACCAAATAGACGCGTCGGTCGCGGAATGTTTCACTCAAAACCTAAGAAATGAAATTGATCAAAGAATGCCAGCATGCGTGACGGTAGAAGACGCGTTGGCAAATGCTATtcaaatagagaaaaaattaaacgcgCGTAATGAACTTAGGAAAGATCCAAATGAAAGGGAAATAGATGCAAAGAAATCAAAACCGGTgaaattcatttcaaataataataattctaacaATTCcgataaattaagaaatttgaCGGACAAAACTAATAGcgctaataataattttaataaaccaaACACTAGTAAATTACAGAATTCACAAATGAGGTGTCACCGGTGTCAAAAACCGGGACATTTCGCTAGAGAATGCCCAGAATCAGCAGCGGAAAATTgtcaaatttgtaataaatcagGACACTCTGtgacagggtaa